CGCAAGGTGGCCATGCCGCTGTGCCCCCGCGGGACCGAGATCTCGATACGCTCGGCCTTGTCCGAAACGCCGAGCTTAAGCGCGGTGACCTTCTCGGATCCCGGATTGATCGCGACGTTGGCCGTCAGGGCCGCGAAAGTCGCCGCGACCGGTTCAAATGAAGTGACTTGCCGGCATTGGGGATTTTGCGCTGCAATCAGGCTGTAGAGACCCTGGTTTGCGCCCACGTCGACAAAGGCAAACTCCTCGCGACGGTTCGCCAGGTAGTCCGACAGGAAGCGGCCATAAGTCCCGGCTCGGCAGTACACGAACGTGCGGTCATCCCACCGCTGCCAAAGCCGCACGCCATAGGCTGTGGGGCCATGCACCGGGGGCTGGCCTGCAAGGCGGTTCCACGTCGCACGAACTCGCGCGATCGATAGCCACATGGTCTTGTGAGCAGTCTTGACGATGCCGTAGCGCCAGAAGCTCATGCTTGTTCACCTGCAGCGCAGCGGTCCAACCAGGTGACGATCGCATCGGCTGCCCGGTCGGCGGAGGGCCGCTCGTTCAGATCGAAGCTATAGGCGAAAAGGCGCTTCTGCATGTCGGTATACTCGTTGGGGTAGGCGAGCGCTTGATCGAGGGCGTGAGCCATGGCGTTAACCGAACTCACAACCGGACCGGCCTGCCAATGCGCAAAATCCGCTGAGCCCTGCCAATTGAGCTCCCTCGGATTGAGGAAGATGCACGGGCGCGGCCTGCGGATGAATTCGTAGACCTGGCTGCTCGCATCGCCGAGGTAAATGTCGGCTGCGTTGGTATAAGTCATATCCAGCGAGGCTGAACTACCCAGATCGACGTGGATGTGCGGCAAGCCCAGATAGTGCTCCGGCACTTGCGGCACTCGGGCAATGGAAAGCGGCGACAGCCCGATCGTCCAACGCTTGGCAAACAGCATCACGTGAGGGGCGAAGATCAGGTTGAACCGGTCCTGCCCGGCAAACCAGTCGAGGACGTCCGTCCCCATCCGGTACCACGAGGACAAGGCCGGCGAAGGATGCGGGTTGTAGAGCACCGTCGGGCGATCGTTGTCGAACAGCCGCGCAGCAGGCGCCGCGTCCCCGCAGAGGTCGAACTTGGGATAGCCGACGATCGCATATCCATCGGGCTTCAGCAGGCCGGCCTGCTCCAGCCGGTCCTTGATCTTCGCTCCGGAAAGCAGAACCAGGTCGAACCGTCCGCTGGCCGCATCGAAACCGACCGCGCGATCGCCCGCCCCATGGCGAGTGTGGATCAAGGCCACCTGCTCCAGCCCAAAGCGGGATTTAAGGAGGGTGGAAGTCTTCTCCGGCGCCACGAGCGCATCCAGGCCGCGGAACCGATCGGTGTTGCGGCGCAGGATGGAAATCCGGTCGACCGGCAAGGCTCCACCGGACAGGGAGGCCAGGAAACGGGTCGGGTTGGAGGGCGGGCTCAGTTGCTCGATGCGGCGGTCGTCGAACGAGTGGCCATCGGCCGCCCACGCGCGGCGAACTTCAGCCTCGGCGGCTCCGCCCGAAACGAACAGCTGCAGTTCGACGCCCGGGTAAAGCCGCGCAAGCGCCGAAGCGATCGGGATGGCGTGGCCGACCTGATGCCCCGCCGCGTGATTGAAGAGGAAGCCAACGCGCATGGATCACGCGGTCCGCCAATCGATTATCGGCCACCCCTTTTGCTGGGCAAGGGCCAGCATCTTCGGCGACGGATTGACCGCGAAAGCCTCGTCGGCCCATTCGCAAACGGCACTGTCCGAAGCGTGATCGGTGAAGAACCGGACATGCATTGCCTGCCGATCGATCTGTCTCTCCGACAAGGCATCGACGATCATTGTCAGCTTGTGCGCACCGTAGCAGTTCGTGCCCTGGACCCGATGGGTCAGGACGTCACCGCGACGGATCGCCCCGGTTGCCACGACATCGTCAATCGCCAGGCGTTTGGCGAGCGGTGCAATATAGAGCGAGGGTGCCGCCGTCGCGAGCACGACCGTGCGACCGGCCTCGCGCTCCGCAGCGATCCGCTCGATGGCCTGAGGATAGAGACCGTCGCGATGCAGCTGCACGGCGAATTCCTCTGCCAGCGCCAGCGCTTCCTCGCCGGGCACCGAGCCGCCCAGTGCGACCCAGTGCATGATCTCCTTCATCCGCGTGCGGGTGATCAATCCCGCCGCATAGGCCAACGCGGCTGGGACAAGGATCGGTGTCAGAACCACGCGCCACGGCGCGCGCCGTCGCATCGCGAACAGCAAAAACAAGCTGTAGGTCGGCTTCCGCGTGATCGTGCGGTCGACGTCGAAAATCGAAAGCTCGATCATTGAGGCAGGCGGGCCAGCATGCCTTCCACCAAGGAGTGATCCGCCAGTTTGTCAACGTCCACCCCGGCGTGGGCGAAGGGAATGCGCACCGGTCGCGCCTCGACACCCAGCTTGCGGCCCGCAGCACCGAAGGCTTCGATCAGCGTCAGACGCCGCAGGAGAAAGTTCAACAAGAGCGTTGGACCAAGCTTCCACGCCATGCGCCATGGCTTCTTGCGGTCGCCTTCGAGCGATTGCCAGTAGGTCAGCCCCTTGAACACCGCTCGCGAATTCAACGCGAAGAGATTGGCGCCGGTGACATCGACGTCGCGAAAGCGCAGCCAGGTCCTCTTGGAATCGAGCCCGTCGGTCTTGAAGGCCTCGCGATCGACCATGCCCACAGCAACGTCGCACTCTGCAGAGTGGTCGAGGAACCAGTCGAGCGTTCCCTTGTCGAGCAGAACGTGATCCGAGGTCGTGATCAGTACCGGCCAGTCGAGCCAATCCTGCCGCAGAGTTCCTTCGATCGAGCTGGCGATGCCCGACCCTGATGGCGCAAGGCGAACCCGCGGGTCCGCCCGGAACGGGGCGATAGCCGGATTATCAAACAGCAGCTCGGGATCCTGGGAGAGGACAAAAACCTCGCCGATCTGCGGATGCGACAGCAGTGTTTGCAGCACATGCGCCAGCATCGGCTTCCCGCCGAGCGGGACCAGCGATTTCGAAGCGACACCGAACTCCTGCGCAAGCGGATCGCCGCCCGGTCTATCGCCAGCCAGAAGTATGACATGCCAACGTGTTGCCTGGGACGTAGCGCACGCGGCGGTGACGGGACGCAATTCCATGCGTCGGTCATTTCAGACCAGCCTTGGATCGGTATGGGCGGAAGATTTATTTTCGCCCATGTTTGCCCCCGCAAGTATGTAGGAAACCAAATGTAGCGATAAGCTGGAGCTCACGCTCAATCTCTAGGCCGCCCCCCGAAGCACGACGGAGATGCATGCATGAAAGTTCCTGGGCTCCTGGCCATCGCACTGCTTGCGATCAGTAGCGCCGCGGTGGCGCAACGGCCGGCGTCGATTTCGGTGCTCGAGGCGGTGAAGATCGCCGAGCGCAACGGCAAGGGGCACGTGACCGACGTCGAGAAGGACCGTTGGGGCAAAAAGCCGGTCTACGAGGTAGAGGTCGTGCGCGGCACGAAGTCGCAAGAGTACATCATCGACGCGAGCACAGGGAAGATCCTGCGGCAGAACTCGTCAATGCTCAGAGACTTTTGGGAGGAGGTGTTCGGCCGATCGAACGAGGCCTATCTCAGCCGGGCCCACAGTTTGTCATCGATCATCGCCGCACTCGAGAACCGAACCGGAGGCAAGGTGCTTGCGGCGTCGTTCGACGTTGAGCGCGGCCAAGCCTACTATGAAGTGGAGTTTCTCAGCCAGATCGGCCGCACGAAGCTTTACCTCGATCCGGTAACCGGCCAGCGCCTCAACTTCATTCCCGACGATTAGGCCGTAAACGGTCTAGAACAGGAGTTATCGAAGACGTGCAGGTTCTGCTGATCGAGGATGACCCGCGAGTAGCCGATTTCGTGGCCGGCGGATTGCGGCAGGCCGGACATCAGGTCGACGTTCGGGATGACGGGAAGGACGGCTTGATCCAGGCCAGCTCGGAAGTTTACGATGTGATAGTCCTCGACCGAATGCTGCCCAATGTCGACGGCCTCAAGATCCTCCAGACACTCCGGGCGACCGGCGACACGACGCCGGTGCTGATATTGAGCGCCCTCGCCGATGTCGACGAGCGCGTTCGTGGACTGAAGGCCGGCGGCGACGATTATCTCGGCAAGCCCTTCGCGCTCTCTGAACTGCTGGCGCGCGTCGATGCCCTGGGGCGACGTGCTCCGCAGTCGGACGTCCCGGTCACCGGCTACCAGATCGACGATCTCGAGATCGACCTGCTGGGACATACGGCCCGTCGTGGCGGACGCCGCATCGACCTGACTTCGCGGGAGTTCCAGATACTCTCCTGCCTGGCCGAACACACCGGGAGGGTGGTGACGCGGAACATGCTGCTCGAACAAGTGTGGGACTACAGCTTCGACCCTCAGACGAACGTTATCGACCAGCACATCAGCAAGCTGAGGCAAAAGATCGACCACGAGTTTGAGAAGCAGTTGATCCACACCGTCCGCGGAAGCGGCTACGTGCTCCGCGCAGAATGAAGTACGCCCGCAGTTTCTCGCTGCGCCTGGCGCTGACTTATGTCGGGCTCTTCCTGCTTTCCGTCGGGCTGCTCGTGGGCTCGTTCTACTACGTCAGCGTGTACCGGCCCCATGAGGCCTTGAAGAGGCAGATCAGGCGCGAAGCGCTTCAGCTCGAACAGATCTACGCCGTCGATGGCGAAGCGGCGTTGATTACCGCGCTGGCCTCGCGCGCCGAGGAGCGCGGCGACAGGGCTGCGTTTCATGTCTTCATCGGCCCGGACGGCGATCTGAAGTCGGCCAACATCCCGACCTGGCCATCGGAGCGGGGTGAGCAGTGGCTCGATCTGGAAGCCGACATCTACACCGAAGGGGCCGAGTACGATCAGCATGCCTTCGCCCTCGACGTCGGGTTCGACAATGGGGCGAGGTTGATGGTCGGGCGCGATGCCGAGGATCTGGAGGAGCTTCGCGAGCTGCTTGGGAACGGCATGGTATGGCTGGTGGGCAGCAGTCTGTTTCTCGGCCTGCTCGGCGGCGGCCTGATCAGCCGGGCGATCGGTGTGCGGCTGGAGCAGATCTCAAAAGCGGCGATCCAGGTCATGGAGGGCGACCTGGCCGGAAGAGTCCCGGTTGACAGCAGCAACGACGATTTCGATCGGGTTAGCCAGACCCTCAACCAGATGCTCGATCGGATCGAAGATCTCTTTGCTTCGGTCAGGAGGGTGTCGGACAACGTGGCGCACGAGCTGAGGACCCCGCTTGCTCGCCTGCTCGCAGACATTGAAACACTGGAAGCGGAGTACCCGAGCGAGACCAATCCAGAGGTTAAAAGGATCGGAACCGAAGTTCGGCGGCTGCAGAAGATCTTCGACGGTCTGCTGAGGATTTCACGCATCGAAGCCGGGCGGCATGCGTTGGCCTTCGAACCCATCGCGGCTGCCACTTTGCTGGAGGACCTGAAGGAACTCTACGACCCCGCGGCCGAGGAACTGGGGGGCAGGATAAGGATCGAGGACGTCCCCTCCGACCAGTTCCGGGGCGATCGGGACCTGCTTTTCCAGGCGCTGACCAACCTGATCGACAACGCGATCAAGTACGGTGCTCCCGAACCCGACATCAGCCTTTCGGCATGCCACAAGGATGGTTCGGCCTGCTTCGTGGTTGCCAATCGCGGCCCTGAAGTCAGCGAACACATCCTACGGCGCGCAAGCGAGCGGTTCTTCAGAGGCGAGAATGCCAGCCAGAAGCCTGGAGAGGGACTTGGCCTCCCGGTGGTCCAGGCGATTGCCAAGGCCCACGACGGCAGCATGGAACTGAGCCACGCAAACGGCGTGACCGAGGCGCTTTTTTGCGTACCGTGGCGGCCGGTATCATAGCCTTAGACCACCGCCCCTGCTTGGCTGCGGCACGAGCACCCCTGTGTTTCTATTTGGGATGAGTTGAGAATAGACCTACTCTGAGAGCACCAATTCGGGCTAATTCGCGGCGACCGATCCGATGAAGGCGCGGAAAGGAATATATGCCCCGATCAAGGCGTGAGGTCTTTCTTTCGACGCGGAATACCCTGCTGTTTTCCGATCCCGAGAGACTCATCGGCATCGGACGCGCGGTGACCGTGGGCTTTGCCCTTTTGGCGATGTACCTTGACCCGACCCAACCCCGCAAATTCCAGTACGAAGTCAGCATCCTGCTGGCGAGCTATGCGGTCTTTGCGGCGGTCCTGCTCATAAAGCCGATCGATCGACCGACCCACAGCCTGGCCCACCTCTGGGTCCACCTGATTGACTCGCTTGTCCTTGGAATGTTGGCGTTCCTTTCGAACGAACTGACCAGCCCGTTCTTCTCCTTCTTCTCCTTCCCCTTGCTGGCCATGACCATACGCTGGGGCGTAAAGGGCACGATCTTCGGGGCGGCCATTCTCGAGATCATGCTGCTGGCCATCGGCATCCCGGATATCCTGGATGGCAATTCAGAGCTGAACTACCTGATCGTCCGTGGCGCCTATTTCTTGGTGTTCGCAACGATGCTGGGATACTTCGCAGCCTATCGCGAACAAAGCCGCGCCCGGCTGATAAGCCTCGCAAACTGGCCGGCCGACAATCTCGCCTACGACCAATATGCCTGGCTGAGCCGCATGTGCAGGCACGCGACATCCGTGCTCGACGGTGACGAACTGATCGTCGTCTGGCGCGAACAGGATAGCCCCCGCGGCTGCGTGGCGCATTGGCAGAGCGGCCAATTGTCGATCCAGCGCAATGCCGATCCGCAATACTGGAGCTGGGTCGAAATCGATGCGTTCGACCTGCTCCCCTCGCGCGGGGCGCGGGCAATCGACAGGGCAAGCCATTCGCGCCTGAAGTTGGCGCTAGGCATCGCAGACAAACCTTCGACGGCGAAGGAACCGACGGTCATTGCGGCAAGCTTCCATACCTTGCGGTTTACCGGCCTGTGCGCGATCTCAAATCCCGACAGCCGGCCCGAAGATGCGCTTTCGCTGGTAGAGATCATTGCCTCGCATTTCGCGGGCGAGCTCGAACGGTTCGACCTGGTTTCCCAGGTCTCGGATATCGCGCGTTCCGAAGAGCGAGAGACACTTGCGCGGGACCTCCACGACGGCGTGCTTCAGGACCTGACTGCGATCACGCTCAAGCTCCGCAACGCGTACGTCCCATTGCCTGAGCAAAAGCCCGTCCTGCGGGAGATCGAACTGCTCGTCGCCGAGCAACAGCGCAGGATCAGGTATTTCGTCGAAGGCCAGCGTGACCGCCGTTCGAGCCAGGCGTTTGACGCCTCCTCGGAACTGAGAGTCCTGGTCCAGCGACTGGCAAACCAGTGGGGTATCGACGTCGAGATCGAAGAGATCGACCTTCCGTCCAAGCTTCCCCGACCCGTGCTGGAGAACATCGAACAGCTTGTGTCCGAAGCAACCGCCAACGCCGTTCGTCACGGGGCCGCGCGACAGGTTCTCGTTCGCTTGTCAGGCGATTCCGATAAGCTCTCTTTGGTGATAAGGGATGACGGCAAGGGCATGGCCGACGGGAAGCTGGACAAGGGTTCGAGTTCATTGCGCTCGCGGCTCGACAAGTTTGGCGGCAGCATGTCCATTGGCCGCGCGTTTCCCGGCCTGGAGATCACGATGAGCATTCCCATGCGAGGCCGCGCGTGAACCGGACAGTCGTCCTGTGCGACGATCATCCGCTGTTGCTTCAAGGCCTGGTCGATCTGTTGCGGGGCGCCGGGGGGTTCGACATTCTCGATTCCACCACGAGCGGCCATCGGGCGCTGAGCCAGATCCGCAAGCTTCGGCCTGACATTGCCGTCCTCGACGTTTCGATGCCTGACATTGGCGGCCTCGACATCCTGAGGGCCGTACATACCGAGCGCCTGGGAGTCCGCGTGGTCTTCCTCACGGCGACCATTCCCGGCAAGAAGGTCGCCGAAGCGCTGTCCTACGGGATCTGGGGGCTGCTAACCAAGGACTACGCCACCGAGCACTTTCTCGAATGCCTGGAGACGGTCGCCGCGGGCGAACGGTGGTTGCCCAAGAACCTGCTCGAAAAGGTGGAACTGGACGAGGACCACGACATCGGCGCCCGGCTTGCCACGCTGACATTGCGCGAACTGGAGATCTCTCGCCTGGTGTGCCGCGGTTTGTCCAATCGCTCGATCGCGGCAGAGCTCGGTTCAGCCGAAGGAACGGTCAGCATCCACCTCGGGAACATCTATCGCAAGCTCGACATCTCCAGTCGGACCATGCTCGCCTCGCTCCTCGTCCAGCATCACATGCTGACTGACGACTAGCGATGGAAGCGACCGGGGACACCAAGTCCGCCTCCCCGGCAAGCGGGCGCTGGCGGTGGCTCAAGGCGGCGATTGGGGTTCTTTTCGGCGCCATTGCGCTGATCGTGCTTTGGCAGTCGGTCGACTATCGCGACGTCGCTGCCCATTTTGGCAAAGCTGCGGTGGCTCCGCTCATTGTCGGGCTAATCGCCTACGCGCTCGATTTCCTGCTCCGCGCTTACCGCTTCAAGATCCTGCTCGAAGGCACGCGGCACGAGATTCGCTTCCTCCCCACCGTGGCGCCCTTTGTCGCCAGCTTCGGCATCAACGACATCCTTCCCTTCCGCTTGGGCGACGGCTTTCGGGTTTTCTGGTTTCATGATCGCCTGAACCTGCCGCTGGGAAGAGTCCTGGGCGCGATGTTGCTCGAACGGCTGCTCGATCTCGTCACTATCGTGCTGCTGGCCTGCCTCGCCTTGATCGCCATCGATGTAGTGGTTTCGGACCAGGTGCTGGAGCGGCTTCGCTGGGTCATGATCGCGTGCTCGGTCGGCGGCGTCCTGGTCCTGTTCTCGCCGCTGGCGCTCCACCGCCTCGCCGGCCGCCTGCAACAATCGCCGCGGCGCGCGATCGCGCTGACAGGCAAGGGCATCGCGTCGATGTCGGACGCGATCAAGGAAGCCGGCACGCTTGGCCGCATGAGCCGGCTGATCGCCTTCTCGCTGCTTATCTGGCTACTCGAGAGCGTAGCGGCCTTGGCCGTGTGGGTTAGCCTCGGCGGTCCGCTTGGCGAATGGCTCAAGCCGTTCTTCGCCTTTACCATCGCGATGCTGGGCACGCTGGTGCCGGCCTTGCCGGGGCACTTCGGCTCGTTCGACTACTTTGGCGTGCTGTCGTTCCAGGCCGTCGGGGTCGAGGCCGATTTCGCGGCAGCGGTGATCCTGCTGCTGCATCTCTTGCTGTGGTTGCCCACTGCCCTCTTTGCGGTGGCGTGGCTGATCCTGGCGCCGAAAACCGGCAAGCGCGTTTTCAGGACAGCGTCTTGATGAGGCGCAGCACGCCTTGCCGCAGCGGCGCACGATGGGCGGTTTCCGCCTCTCCCCGCCCCGCGTGTTGCACGAACCAGTCATAGCTTTGCATCAGCATGGACTGGTTCGAATGAGCCGGCTTCCACCCCAGCGCCAGCAGCGGCTGAATGTCGAAGAAGCAGTCGCAGTGATAGGTCTGATAATGCCAAGGCGTCAGCCGCGACAGGCCAAGGGCGTGTAGAACCCGAAGCGACTGCACCGCCGGCCAGACCGGCAGCGATCTGACCTGCGAAGAGGTGCCGGCGTGCGCGATGAGCGCTTCGAGATCTTGGCGGAGTGTGCCGAAACTATCGGTCCCGACGTTGAAGGTGCCCTCCAGCCTCCGCTTCAACGCCAGCGAATGGAACGCGACCAGATCGTCGACATGGATGAATTGCTGGCGCTGCGCGCCGTTGCCGATGATCGGAATCGAGGCTCCGTCCCGGATCCAATCGAACAGGATATGGAAGATACCGAGGCGGCCTGGACCAAGGGTCACTCTCGGGCGGATGGTCGTTAGCGGGATCGAGGCTTCCTCAGTGACCTGCTTCATCGCGATCTCACCGGCGAGCTTCGAGCGGCCATAGTCCTCGATCGGACGCGGCACGACGTAGCTGGTGATCGCTCCGGGCCCGGTCAGTCCATAGACGGCCGTGGTGCTGAGATGGATGATGTGCCCGACATTGCCACGTGCCGCTGCCGCGGCGACGTTTCGCGTGCCATCGCGATTAACCTCGTAGTACCGCTGCCCCGCGGCGGACTGGGCTACCAGGGCCGCGTTGTGGTGGACCACGTC
Above is a genomic segment from Altererythrobacter sp. Root672 containing:
- a CDS encoding FkbM family methyltransferase; translation: MSFWRYGIVKTAHKTMWLSIARVRATWNRLAGQPPVHGPTAYGVRLWQRWDDRTFVYCRAGTYGRFLSDYLANRREEFAFVDVGANQGLYSLIAAQNPQCRQVTSFEPVAATFAALTANVAINPGSEKVTALKLGVSDKAERIEISVPRGHSGMATLRPAAGSDSETETIEVVSAVELDRLLDGNLPLVIKVDVEGHEATVIEQLLACSQAPRIECIFYEVDKRWSDKDRIASMLRSAGFDAFKQVGRGHHFDVMATR
- a CDS encoding HAD family hydrolase, which gives rise to MIELSIFDVDRTITRKPTYSLFLLFAMRRRAPWRVVLTPILVPAALAYAAGLITRTRMKEIMHWVALGGSVPGEEALALAEEFAVQLHRDGLYPQAIERIAAEREAGRTVVLATAAPSLYIAPLAKRLAIDDVVATGAIRRGDVLTHRVQGTNCYGAHKLTMIVDALSERQIDRQAMHVRFFTDHASDSAVCEWADEAFAVNPSPKMLALAQQKGWPIIDWRTA
- a CDS encoding nucleotidyltransferase family protein, with the translated sequence MELRPVTAACATSQATRWHVILLAGDRPGGDPLAQEFGVASKSLVPLGGKPMLAHVLQTLLSHPQIGEVFVLSQDPELLFDNPAIAPFRADPRVRLAPSGSGIASSIEGTLRQDWLDWPVLITTSDHVLLDKGTLDWFLDHSAECDVAVGMVDREAFKTDGLDSKRTWLRFRDVDVTGANLFALNSRAVFKGLTYWQSLEGDRKKPWRMAWKLGPTLLLNFLLRRLTLIEAFGAAGRKLGVEARPVRIPFAHAGVDVDKLADHSLVEGMLARLPQ
- a CDS encoding PepSY domain-containing protein: MKVPGLLAIALLAISSAAVAQRPASISVLEAVKIAERNGKGHVTDVEKDRWGKKPVYEVEVVRGTKSQEYIIDASTGKILRQNSSMLRDFWEEVFGRSNEAYLSRAHSLSSIIAALENRTGGKVLAASFDVERGQAYYEVEFLSQIGRTKLYLDPVTGQRLNFIPDD
- a CDS encoding response regulator transcription factor; translation: MQVLLIEDDPRVADFVAGGLRQAGHQVDVRDDGKDGLIQASSEVYDVIVLDRMLPNVDGLKILQTLRATGDTTPVLILSALADVDERVRGLKAGGDDYLGKPFALSELLARVDALGRRAPQSDVPVTGYQIDDLEIDLLGHTARRGGRRIDLTSREFQILSCLAEHTGRVVTRNMLLEQVWDYSFDPQTNVIDQHISKLRQKIDHEFEKQLIHTVRGSGYVLRAE
- a CDS encoding ATP-binding protein translates to MKYARSFSLRLALTYVGLFLLSVGLLVGSFYYVSVYRPHEALKRQIRREALQLEQIYAVDGEAALITALASRAEERGDRAAFHVFIGPDGDLKSANIPTWPSERGEQWLDLEADIYTEGAEYDQHAFALDVGFDNGARLMVGRDAEDLEELRELLGNGMVWLVGSSLFLGLLGGGLISRAIGVRLEQISKAAIQVMEGDLAGRVPVDSSNDDFDRVSQTLNQMLDRIEDLFASVRRVSDNVAHELRTPLARLLADIETLEAEYPSETNPEVKRIGTEVRRLQKIFDGLLRISRIEAGRHALAFEPIAAATLLEDLKELYDPAAEELGGRIRIEDVPSDQFRGDRDLLFQALTNLIDNAIKYGAPEPDISLSACHKDGSACFVVANRGPEVSEHILRRASERFFRGENASQKPGEGLGLPVVQAIAKAHDGSMELSHANGVTEALFCVPWRPVS
- a CDS encoding ATP-binding protein, which gives rise to MPRSRREVFLSTRNTLLFSDPERLIGIGRAVTVGFALLAMYLDPTQPRKFQYEVSILLASYAVFAAVLLIKPIDRPTHSLAHLWVHLIDSLVLGMLAFLSNELTSPFFSFFSFPLLAMTIRWGVKGTIFGAAILEIMLLAIGIPDILDGNSELNYLIVRGAYFLVFATMLGYFAAYREQSRARLISLANWPADNLAYDQYAWLSRMCRHATSVLDGDELIVVWREQDSPRGCVAHWQSGQLSIQRNADPQYWSWVEIDAFDLLPSRGARAIDRASHSRLKLALGIADKPSTAKEPTVIAASFHTLRFTGLCAISNPDSRPEDALSLVEIIASHFAGELERFDLVSQVSDIARSEERETLARDLHDGVLQDLTAITLKLRNAYVPLPEQKPVLREIELLVAEQQRRIRYFVEGQRDRRSSQAFDASSELRVLVQRLANQWGIDVEIEEIDLPSKLPRPVLENIEQLVSEATANAVRHGAARQVLVRLSGDSDKLSLVIRDDGKGMADGKLDKGSSSLRSRLDKFGGSMSIGRAFPGLEITMSIPMRGRA
- a CDS encoding response regulator, producing MNRTVVLCDDHPLLLQGLVDLLRGAGGFDILDSTTSGHRALSQIRKLRPDIAVLDVSMPDIGGLDILRAVHTERLGVRVVFLTATIPGKKVAEALSYGIWGLLTKDYATEHFLECLETVAAGERWLPKNLLEKVELDEDHDIGARLATLTLRELEISRLVCRGLSNRSIAAELGSAEGTVSIHLGNIYRKLDISSRTMLASLLVQHHMLTDD
- a CDS encoding lysylphosphatidylglycerol synthase transmembrane domain-containing protein, translated to MEATGDTKSASPASGRWRWLKAAIGVLFGAIALIVLWQSVDYRDVAAHFGKAAVAPLIVGLIAYALDFLLRAYRFKILLEGTRHEIRFLPTVAPFVASFGINDILPFRLGDGFRVFWFHDRLNLPLGRVLGAMLLERLLDLVTIVLLACLALIAIDVVVSDQVLERLRWVMIACSVGGVLVLFSPLALHRLAGRLQQSPRRAIALTGKGIASMSDAIKEAGTLGRMSRLIAFSLLIWLLESVAALAVWVSLGGPLGEWLKPFFAFTIAMLGTLVPALPGHFGSFDYFGVLSFQAVGVEADFAAAVILLLHLLLWLPTALFAVAWLILAPKTGKRVFRTAS
- a CDS encoding NAD-dependent epimerase/dehydratase family protein: MLHLITGGTGFIGGAIARKLAMQGERVRVLDLVDDPARLPEIEFQRGSITDEAAVARAMAGVDVVHHNAALVAQSAAGQRYYEVNRDGTRNVAAAAARGNVGHIIHLSTTAVYGLTGPGAITSYVVPRPIEDYGRSKLAGEIAMKQVTEEASIPLTTIRPRVTLGPGRLGIFHILFDWIRDGASIPIIGNGAQRQQFIHVDDLVAFHSLALKRRLEGTFNVGTDSFGTLRQDLEALIAHAGTSSQVRSLPVWPAVQSLRVLHALGLSRLTPWHYQTYHCDCFFDIQPLLALGWKPAHSNQSMLMQSYDWFVQHAGRGEAETAHRAPLRQGVLRLIKTLS